One Gossypium hirsutum isolate 1008001.06 chromosome A08, Gossypium_hirsutum_v2.1, whole genome shotgun sequence genomic window, AGGTTTTCTGTTGACCGGGTTGActatgaattaatttaaaaaaggGGTTTTTTTGTTGCTGTGATTGTTGATTTAGatctttgattattttaattcaatattgattTTTGCTGCAGTTTACCAACCTTATTGTTTATTTGTTCGAGAATTAGAGAGTTTTTTTGAATACCCATGGCTTCGAAGCGGATTAATAAGGAGTTGAAAGATCTGCAGAAGGACCCTCCTGCATCTTGCAGTGCTGGTTTGTGTTTACTTTTCTAGTCACTCAATTTGTTGAATTTATGTCTTTATATGGTATTCTTTGATAGTTTACTTGAAGATCCGCTgataatttgatatatataatatagttgATTTAAGGTGTCAGTTTTAATTTGTTTCCACTATGAAAGTGTGGAGATATTTTTGATTAATATATCCAAAAACCCTAGCAATGTCCAGTGGCTGATAATTCGATTATATATAATAGTTTTGGTTTAAGGTGTCAGTTTTAATTTGTTTCTGCTTTGAAAGTGGCAACTGGTTATTGGTTTTAGATACACAAGAGATATTTTGATTAATATATCCGAAAACCCTAATAATGGTCAGTGTTGTAGAAGAGAACACGGTCAGATTGTACCTTTTcatgatatttattattattattgtttaaataatgttttgCTTGTATACAGGCCCTGTTGGTGATGATATGTTCCACTGGCAAGCAACAATTATGGGCCCAGCAGACAGTCCTTTTGCTGGAGGACTATTTCTTGTTTCCATTCACTTCCCCCCAGACTATCCATTCAAGCCTCCcaaggtaaattttttaaaaatagaagtGCAAATATGTTCTATCACGTGCATATACCtaagtatgtatgtatgtttgcGGGTTATTGGTGTTTGGGATAAAGCTAGATACACTGTAATAATCACGTTCGgggagttttattatttaaaatatgctaaaaaatggGCCTTGTAATGGTGTCCATGTTTCAACCCTGTTTTGGTTTTTGCGTCTTCAAACACTGGTTCACTGAAGTTTAAATGAATGCCTTGAACATGTATTAGAAAAACCTCTTTGTTTGTGTTTGTTATTTTGTTGCTATGATTCAATCTATGTGCCTTTGATTTTGTTACTTCAAAAGTGTAGCTTATTAACTGCTATATCTATAGCTTATTTTGGTTACTGAAGTTAgcgtatatatgtatgcatgtatatgttataTACTACATCGGAAAAACTAGGTGTTTCTTTCGAGTTATACTTGAGCTGATTGTCGTCTTTATGTTAAGGTTTCTTTCCGAACAAAGGTTTTCCATCCCAACATCAACAGCAATGGAAGCATCTGTCTTGACATTCTCAAGGAGCAGTGGAGCCCTGCCCTTACCATATCCAAGGTAAATATACTTATGCCTCGTTTGGTTATTTAGTGCCTTAACACAAGGAAAACGCCTCATAAACTTGGTATTAGAAGGATGAGTAAAAACTACGAAGCATTAATGTAATCACTATCATGAAATCCTCATGAGTCACAAGCAGACAACAGTTATTACCATCAAAATACGATTCAAACCCGAACATGGAACATTATTATTAACCAACTCCTATTTAGATGTCTTCTGTTAAGGAATCTTGTTCTTAATAACATGCAAAATGTGTGTTATGTACCCATTGCAGGTGCTGCTTTCAATATGCTCACTTCTCACAGATCCAAATCCTGATGACCCTCTGGTGCCTGAGATTGCTCACATGTATAAGACTGATAGAGCCAAATATGAGAGCACTGCTCGCTCATGGACTCAGAAACATGCAATGAATTAAGGGTCGGTCAGGCTTAGGATGCTATGTTTGATACCTTTTActaaataatagtagtaataactTTTGTCGTTTGGATCCTTTGATAAAGTGGTGGTGTGGTGTAATAAGCTCTAAAGTCTTTCAGAGGGTAATTTTTTTCCAATCAAGGTActtaaaattactattataaatatattcGACAGTTCTTATATTTGTGTCATATTCgtcttatatttatatataataaaaataattacatatattatttaatttgtttttaattatataataaagaatGAGTTAAGTATgtgtaaatataaaaatcaatGCTTAAAAAGTTTCTCAGAAACTAGGATCAAATAAGAAAGACAATGCATCCTGCTTTTCAATTGAAAAATATCAACTGTAGCCTACATTGACAGATGATGAGATGAAATTACAATGAGTATAATTGAGATCTTGGTAAatgagtttaattatttttggggGTTGAacttaaaagtataaaaattgatGGACTTAAAATTAAATGTTCAATTTAGCTTGAGTTTGAATCTAAGGACTTGAGCTTGGCTTGATTGCAGACATAGGCACTGTTCCCTGGTGTCTATATGTCACCAAGAGTCACTCCCCGGAGTCACTAACCGGTAGACACGAAACCCCGAGAGAACTTAACTTGGTAAGATGACTCTTGTTACCCATCACCACCATTCTCATGCCGAACTGAAGGGGGTTCACAATCTGATCATGTACAGAGTAGTTTGTCATCCATCCAGCGCCTGAAGTTTTCCATGCAAAAGCTCTTCCCTGGAATTGCGACAGTTTCGTTGGCTTACGCGTTCGAAATCCAAACTTGGCTTGCTTCCATAAGAGGCTCAAGTCAAAGGTGGAGCTTCAGGGAATTGCTTCCATTGTTGCAAATAGAGGCAAGCACTTTAGATGGTGAGAGTCACGAGATAACTGGCAGAATCATCTGCTCACTCACATTGCAAGCAAAGCTTGAAAGTAAGTGTGGGCAAGGAAAGATTTTGTTCAAGGATACGAGGACATACCCTATTTCCTTCCGAGCTCTTAAATTGAAGAAGATACTGGACATTAGGACAGGTCTTCTTTTTCTATACAAACCCATGGCAACAGCAACAATGTTAATTAAAGTAATACGAAACAATATCAATGTGAATCGAGTCAAACTTTCTTGTGAGAAGAGAGGAGATACTGGACGTCGAAACTTACTTATTTTGCAAATGCTGATTCTCTCCTATCAAGATTACATTATCAATTTGGAACTAGTTGAGCGCTCAGAAATGGGAAGAAAATCAagctgaatttcaacctcaatctCAACAGAAAAAAGTTTCAGATTTTGCTCAACAATGTAAGAAAAGCTCAATCTCAATCTCAGTAAATTTCAACCAACCATGAATGAATCCCCGAAGTAAAAAGAAAATCCGATTCAATTCGATCCaaccaagaaagaaaaagaaatggaagaatatgaagaaAACAACATTTTTTATCTCAGTTTAACTGCTGTAGTAAACAGATTACAATACCATGATGCAAAGCTTGAACACAAAACTTCAAGAAGAATCAGAcaaacttcaaatttcaaatcaatggaaaaaaaaacaatgaaaaatcAAAGCAAACCTCTCTATTCCGACCCTTTGACCcacaattttgaattaaaaatgagaagaaattttaaatttctacaAATTTGTAGTAGTCGAAGATGGAGCAGAGCGGACCAATCCTGTGGACACGGCGTCGTTTTCGTCGAGAAAGAGTCCATCGGAGTTTCTAAGAAGAGCGTGGACGCCGCAGACGAGGACCCCAATCCCTAACCCTAAGGACAAATTTTGAAATACTCCGCAAATCCAGACGGCCAGCACAGAAAGGAAAGCTAAAACTAGCAGCACGAAGCGATCGTTGACACTGTGGCCCCATACCACGAGTGGATCCTCCCGAAAAAAGTAGAGGAGAAGCCAAAGAGCGAAAACGGCGGAGCATAGGAGGAGGGAAAGTGGAGAACCGATGAGTGAGAAGGCGGATGTGGCGGCTATCACGACGGCATAATTGGCGCGAAAATAATGTATGTTAGCGGAAGCGTGGGATAGAAAAGAGTGGGGACGGGAGAAAGATTGGGAACCGGAGCCCAATAGCTGGGGCCAGGGGCGGAGGTGCCGGGAGAGGGTGACGGAAAGGTTGTGAAGGGAGCGGGAGAGGACGTCAGAAGCTGAGATAGGGATTGTGGTGTACGTGGCGGATGTTGATTGGTGGTTCTCCATCTCGTCGTTATTTCGAAGTCCAGtttgtttttgtttggtttttattttttgaccTCCGACGAGAAGAAAAGAGACGGGAAGATACGAAAACG contains:
- the LOC107926300 gene encoding ubiquitin-conjugating enzyme E2-17 kDa codes for the protein MASKRINKELKDLQKDPPASCSAGPVGDDMFHWQATIMGPADSPFAGGLFLVSIHFPPDYPFKPPKVSFRTKVFHPNINSNGSICLDILKEQWSPALTISKVLLSICSLLTDPNPDDPLVPEIAHMYKTDRAKYESTARSWTQKHAMN